From a single Nicotiana tomentosiformis chromosome 2, ASM39032v3, whole genome shotgun sequence genomic region:
- the LOC104084795 gene encoding uncharacterized protein — MNSHNSHPSKKTAANNSAIHLNMTCTSSSCLLCTISKTDTSGRRKLIAQCFKDLPLLRDDKKLVITLRCLWNITLAQPDDPEFPNLGVFYCMAKLLNRCIHDQKWLSSGKNVYIPYYAAHIIGSYTMNKARFSVLAVKSGVVSPLIELLRGKITWVEQRVAVRALGHIARHRRTFEDINVHEVEIMKLAMDIVSKCIGIIYSEFVVKKSDDRVEYHRHLMIKGLGGLEMENKKAESWAFQMQSWSLYLLNCFVRKKRSINLICKEEFLKKLCGIWGGLESQNSFSGIGLIKSLCHSEIGRRNIAQSEEIIESICSLSRSSDEWQLWAIESLLLLLKDPNTRSEVTNIAAPFLADLVELRTIKGRRKMGDVITQVLLQDYAKVKYGQLVFNRKGSQKAIEEIWDLKVEKRKRDKLMSKEEARERELLVAILKREGNRKFWSADIEEAVNKYTKALDLCPLKLRKERIVLYSNRAQCHLIIGEAELAISDTTRALCLSGEMRPHIKSLWRRSQTYDMKGLARLSLMDCLTFINERSKLNNGNRSSRRKIPYYAMSMLNKQMTATWIFVGVAESMVDDVNVDGTCKSRDQHVFAGVKMKGKTEALLKRMPTHGSDKEERLLKTGRLWRRLNSTSRRSKGVIEPLLKRFKGRKSVDIQDKKSNSLLFAKETKDGAI; from the exons ATGAACTCCCATAACTCCCACCCCTCAAAGAAAACAGCTGCTAACAACTCTGCCATTCATTTAAACATGACATGCACCAGTAGTAGTTGCTTGTTATGCACCATTAGTAAAACAGATACATCTGGCAGAAGAAAATTAATAGCTCAATGCTTCAAAGATTTGCCTCTTCTCAGAGATGATAAAAAACTTGTCATCACCTTAAGATGCCTATGGAATATTACTCTGGCTCAACCTGATGACCCTGAATTTCCAAATCTCGGCGTTTTTTATTGCATGGCTAAACTTCTCAACAGGTGCATCCATGACCAAAAATGGCTTTCGAGTGGCAAAAATGTGTATATTCCTTACTATGCAGCTCACATTATTGGCTCCTACACCATGAACAAAGCTCGGTTTTCTGTATTGGCTGTTAAATCAGGTGTAGTTTCGCCATTAATAGAGCTTTTAAGAGGAAAGATAACATGGGTTGAGCAAAGAGTAGCTGTTAGAGCACTTGGTCACATTGCGAGACATAGAAGAACATTTGAAGACATTAATGTCCACGAAGTTGAAATCATGAAGCTAGCTATGGACATAGTTTCGAAATGCATTGGAATTATCTACAGTGAGTTTGTGGTCAAGAAAAGTGATGATAGAGTAGAATATCATCGTCATTTGATGATTAAGGGTCTAGGAGGATTAGAAATGGAGAATAAAAAAGCAGAGTCTTGGGCTTTCCAAATGCAAAGCTGGTCTCTTTACCTTCTCAATTGTTTTGTTAGAAAGAAAAGAAGCATCAATTTGATTTGCAAAGAAGAATTTCTTAAGAAGTTGTGTGGTATATGGGGTGGATTAGAGAGCCAGAATTCTTTCTCTGGCATTGGGTTAATCAAAAGTCTATGCCACAGTGAAATTGGTCGAAGAAACATAGCACAATCAGAAGAAATTATCGAAAGTATCTGTAGTCTCTCTAGATCTTCAGACGAATGGCAATTATGGGCAATTGAAAGTCTTTTGTTACTTCTCAAAGATCCAAATACAAGAAGCGAAGTAACAAACATTGCTGCTCCTTTTCTTGCTGATTTAGTAGAGCTTAGAACTATTAAAGGTAGAAGAAAAATGGGTGACGTGATAACGCAAGTACTCTTACAAGATTATGCAAAAGTTAAGTATGGTCAATTGGTTTTCAACAGAAAAGGATCACAAAAAGCTATAGAAGAGATTTGGGACTTGAAGgtagaaaaaaggaaaagggatAAATTAATGTCCAAAGAAGAAGCAAGGGAAAGAGAGCTTTTGGTTGCCATATTAAAACGTGAAGGAAATCGAAAATTTTGGTCAGCTGATATTGAAGAAGCTGTAAACAAGTATACGAAGGCTTTGGATTTGTGCCCATTAAAATTAAGAAAAGAAAGGATAGTTCTTTATAGCAATAGAGCTCAATGTCATTTAATTATAGGAGAAGCAGAGCTAGCTATTAGTGATACAACTCGAGCACTATGTTTATCAGGTGAAATGAGGCCTCATATTAAGAGTTTGTGGCGAAGATCACAGACTTATGACATGAAAGGATTGGCTAGATTAAGTTTAATGGATTGTTTGACGTTCATTAATGAACGTAGCAAGTTGAATAATGGAAACAGAAGCAGCAGAAGGAAAATCCCGTACTATGCAATGAGCATGTTGAACAAACAGATGACAGCCACGTGGATTTTTGTGGGGGTCGCTGAGTCAATGGTAGATGATGTTAATGTCGATGGAACGTGTAAATCCAGGGACCAACATGTCTTTGCAGGTGTTAAAATGAAAGGGAAGACAGAAGCACTCTTAAAAA GAATGCCTACCCACGGGAGCGACAAGGAGGAACGG